A genomic stretch from Nitrobacter winogradskyi Nb-255 includes:
- the gshB gene encoding glutathione synthase, whose product MKLKVAVQMDPIARINIRGDSTFALLLEAQRRGHDVSYYTPDKLSLRGRDVVAPVQPLTVRDHHGDHFTLGDATRAPLESFDVVLLRQDPPFDLAYITTTHLLERIHPKTLVVNNPASVRNAPEKLFVMDFPDLMPPTLISRDLDEINSFRAEHGAVVMKPLHGHGGAAVFRVMPQDMNFGSLFDMFSVTFRESWVIQRFLPEVSRGDKRIILVDGEFAGAVNRVPAADDLRSNMVRGGAARATDLTPRESEICERIGPALRERGLLFVGIDVIDGLLTEINVTSPTGIRAIAALGGPDVAAIVWDRIEAKRSQAPG is encoded by the coding sequence CGTTCAGATGGATCCGATCGCGCGCATCAATATCCGCGGCGATTCGACCTTCGCGCTCTTGCTGGAGGCGCAGCGGCGCGGCCACGACGTCTCGTACTACACGCCGGACAAGTTATCGCTTCGCGGCAGGGATGTGGTCGCGCCGGTCCAGCCGCTGACTGTACGCGACCATCACGGCGATCATTTCACGCTTGGCGATGCCACGCGCGCGCCCCTGGAATCCTTCGACGTCGTGTTGCTGCGGCAGGACCCGCCGTTCGATCTCGCTTATATCACGACGACTCACCTGCTTGAGCGCATCCATCCGAAGACGCTGGTGGTCAACAATCCGGCGAGCGTCCGCAACGCACCGGAAAAGCTGTTCGTGATGGATTTCCCCGACCTGATGCCGCCGACATTGATCTCGCGCGATCTCGACGAGATCAATTCGTTTCGTGCCGAGCATGGCGCGGTGGTCATGAAGCCGCTGCATGGTCACGGCGGAGCCGCGGTCTTCCGCGTCATGCCGCAAGACATGAACTTCGGATCACTGTTCGACATGTTCTCGGTGACGTTTCGCGAATCCTGGGTGATCCAGCGCTTCCTGCCCGAGGTCAGTCGGGGCGACAAGCGCATCATCCTCGTCGATGGCGAATTCGCCGGCGCCGTCAATCGCGTGCCCGCCGCTGACGATCTGCGCTCCAACATGGTGCGCGGCGGTGCCGCGCGGGCCACCGATCTCACCCCACGCGAGAGCGAGATCTGCGAGCGCATCGGACCGGCGCTGCGCGAGCGTGGGCTGCTGTTTGTCGGCATCGACGTCATCGACGGCTTGCTCACCGAAATCAACGTCACCTCGCCGACCGGAATCCGGGCCATCGCCGCGTTGGGCGGTCCGGATGTCGCCGCGATCGTCTGGGACAGGATCGAGGCGAAGCGCTCACAGGCTCCCGGCTGA
- a CDS encoding YifB family Mg chelatase-like AAA ATPase → MVQRVSTVAFEGIEARAVDVQVQVAPGLPAFNIVGLPDKAVSEARERVRAALIASGLALPARRITVNLAPADLPKEGSHYDLPIALGLMAAIGAIPSDALAGFTVLGELGLDGSIAAVAGVLPAAIGANAREDGLICPSACGAEAAWASPDIQIIAASSLIQIANHFKGTQVLSRPQPRIRETQGSALDLRDIKGQESAKRALEIAAAGGHHLLMVGSPGSGKSMLAARLPSILPPLSPAELLELSMIASVAGEIDGGALTSQRPFRAPHHSASMAALTGGGTRARPGEISLAHNGVLFLDELPEFDPRVLDSLRQPLENGEIAVSRANHRVTYPARFMLVAAMNPCRCGHAFEPGYACKRGRIDRCTADYQMRISGPLLDRIDLRIEVPAVTASDLILPPSSEGSAEVGARVAAARDIQTERYAALGLSNVRTNAEAPAAALEAIAQPDAQGLKLLHDAAESMRLSARGYHRVLRVARTLADLDGADRIGRLYLAEALSYRALADDIKRAA, encoded by the coding sequence ATGGTGCAGCGGGTATCTACCGTCGCGTTCGAGGGTATCGAAGCGCGCGCTGTCGACGTGCAGGTGCAGGTCGCTCCCGGCCTGCCCGCCTTCAACATAGTGGGATTGCCGGACAAAGCCGTGTCCGAGGCTCGCGAGCGGGTACGAGCGGCGCTGATCGCTTCGGGTCTTGCGCTGCCGGCGAGACGAATCACCGTCAATCTGGCGCCGGCGGATCTGCCCAAGGAAGGCAGTCATTACGATCTTCCGATCGCACTCGGCCTGATGGCGGCGATCGGGGCTATCCCCTCGGACGCATTGGCGGGGTTCACCGTGCTGGGAGAACTCGGCCTCGACGGCTCGATCGCTGCCGTGGCCGGGGTTCTTCCCGCCGCGATCGGCGCGAACGCGCGCGAGGATGGACTGATTTGCCCCTCGGCCTGCGGCGCGGAAGCAGCCTGGGCGAGCCCCGACATCCAGATCATCGCCGCCAGTTCGCTCATTCAGATCGCAAATCATTTCAAGGGAACTCAGGTTCTGTCCCGGCCGCAGCCCCGGATCCGTGAAACCCAGGGCAGCGCTCTCGACCTTCGCGACATCAAAGGGCAGGAGAGCGCCAAGCGCGCGCTCGAGATCGCAGCCGCCGGCGGACACCACCTGCTGATGGTCGGATCTCCCGGCAGCGGCAAATCAATGCTCGCGGCGCGCCTGCCTTCAATTCTCCCGCCGCTGTCGCCGGCCGAACTGCTAGAACTGTCGATGATCGCGTCCGTGGCCGGTGAAATCGACGGCGGTGCGCTCACCTCGCAGCGGCCGTTTCGCGCCCCGCATCATTCCGCCAGCATGGCCGCGCTGACGGGCGGCGGCACCCGCGCCAGACCCGGTGAAATCTCGCTGGCGCATAACGGCGTGCTGTTTCTCGACGAATTGCCGGAATTCGATCCGCGCGTGCTGGATTCGCTCCGGCAGCCGCTTGAAAACGGCGAGATCGCCGTGTCCCGCGCCAATCATCGCGTGACCTACCCCGCGCGCTTCATGCTGGTGGCGGCGATGAATCCATGCCGCTGCGGCCACGCCTTTGAGCCCGGCTACGCCTGCAAGCGTGGTCGCATCGATCGTTGCACCGCGGACTATCAAATGCGCATCTCCGGACCTCTCCTGGACCGGATCGATCTGCGCATCGAAGTGCCGGCCGTGACCGCCTCCGATCTCATCCTGCCGCCTTCGTCGGAAGGCTCGGCCGAAGTCGGCGCTCGTGTCGCCGCGGCACGCGACATTCAGACGGAGCGCTATGCCGCGCTTGGATTGTCGAATGTCCGGACCAACGCCGAAGCTCCGGCGGCCGCACTTGAAGCCATCGCGCAGCCGGATGCACAGGGGCTGAAGCTGCTCCACGACGCCGCGGAAAGTATGCGGTTGTCGGCGCGCGGCTATCACCGGGTGCTGCGGGTCGCCCGCACGCTCGCGGATCTCGACGGCGCTGACAGGATCGGCCGGCTGTACCTCGCCGAAGCCCTGTCCTATCGCGCGCTCGCCGACGACATCAAACGCGCCGCCTGA
- a CDS encoding PAS domain-containing hybrid sensor histidine kinase/response regulator, translated as MTARLFWTKARLRARRLIRRHPRLNVAFRTFMAFSIAFGGAYGFIAGSLSADYDPHAFAIGISFLFALACVALAILSMRLRRMRKKMHKIALHNEALVDRNWELKEAEERARHLFESQSDLIVLRDGGGVITSVNEAYCILAQRSRTELLGSRFALPVLEQGESAIESNGTRVYDQRVETARGPRWIAWREALMRIDADHPAELQCVGRDVTDRTDSERALAEARDRANEASQAKSRFLAMTSHEFRTPLNGIIGMSGLLLETLLTPEQTTYVKAVKASGDALLSLIEDLLDYSRIEAGKVELECRPFVLSDLIEDITELLAPRAQARQLEIASYVDETLPAEVIGDAARLRQVLLNLAGNAIKFTSSGGVALIVVPGIRPGDIRFMVRDTGIGIAPDAQARIFREFEQADDQIIRSYGGSGLGLSISDRIVKRMGGRITLQSKPDSGSTFEVLVPLPAQDRAPERKRFTAPDLTGQPVMLVAPQAIETSLLARRLERWGAEICTASDLTVARALLPERAWHAVVVDHAMGGGAIWRFGQAARQHTERRIIMVTPSTRHDLQVAGAAAFTGYLVKPLRTASIAARLSAPADDPTSLRTAGGQPDCGRPETSRTPASTSGPSLSILIAEDNEINALLTRSLLTRLGHAVTVATNGEEALKSWDAALAAGAPYDLVLMDVQMPHLDGIEATRKIRERESVRSGRRTTILALTANALIDDRHACFEAGMDGFLVKPLDRERLADALAGLTAARHVPA; from the coding sequence ATGACCGCGCGATTATTCTGGACGAAGGCACGCCTGCGCGCGCGCAGGCTGATCCGGCGGCATCCCCGTCTCAACGTCGCCTTTCGCACCTTCATGGCCTTCTCAATCGCGTTCGGCGGCGCCTATGGCTTCATCGCCGGAAGCCTGAGCGCCGACTACGATCCTCATGCGTTCGCAATCGGCATCAGCTTCCTGTTCGCGCTCGCCTGTGTCGCGCTGGCTATCCTGAGCATGCGCTTGCGCCGAATGCGCAAGAAGATGCACAAGATTGCTCTCCATAATGAAGCGCTCGTTGACCGCAACTGGGAGCTGAAGGAAGCGGAAGAGCGCGCGCGCCACCTTTTCGAGTCACAGAGCGATCTGATCGTGCTGCGCGACGGAGGCGGCGTCATCACCTCGGTGAACGAGGCCTATTGCATCCTGGCCCAGCGATCGCGAACGGAGCTGCTTGGCAGCCGGTTCGCGCTTCCCGTTCTCGAGCAAGGCGAGAGCGCGATCGAATCGAACGGCACGCGCGTTTACGACCAGCGTGTCGAAACCGCACGGGGTCCGCGCTGGATCGCATGGCGCGAAGCCTTGATGCGGATCGACGCCGACCATCCGGCGGAACTGCAATGCGTCGGTCGCGACGTTACCGATCGAACCGACTCCGAGCGCGCGCTCGCCGAAGCACGGGATCGCGCGAATGAAGCCAGCCAGGCCAAATCGCGCTTCCTCGCGATGACGTCGCACGAGTTTCGCACCCCGCTCAACGGCATCATCGGCATGAGCGGGTTGCTGCTCGAAACCTTGCTCACGCCCGAACAAACGACCTATGTCAAGGCGGTGAAGGCATCCGGCGACGCATTGTTATCGTTGATCGAGGACCTGCTCGACTATTCCAGGATCGAGGCCGGAAAGGTCGAGCTCGAATGCCGGCCCTTTGTTCTGTCCGACCTGATCGAGGACATAACCGAACTGCTGGCGCCGCGCGCGCAGGCCAGACAGCTTGAAATCGCCTCCTATGTCGATGAAACGCTGCCAGCCGAGGTAATCGGAGACGCCGCGCGCTTGCGGCAGGTGCTGCTCAATCTTGCAGGCAACGCCATCAAGTTTACCTCGTCGGGCGGCGTTGCGCTGATCGTCGTTCCCGGCATCCGGCCGGGCGACATCCGCTTCATGGTCCGTGACACGGGAATCGGCATTGCACCGGATGCGCAAGCCCGGATTTTCCGTGAATTCGAGCAGGCCGACGATCAGATCATTCGGAGCTACGGCGGATCTGGACTGGGGCTGAGCATCAGCGATCGCATCGTCAAACGGATGGGTGGGCGAATCACGCTGCAGAGCAAGCCGGACTCCGGTTCGACATTCGAGGTTTTGGTCCCTCTTCCCGCTCAAGATCGCGCGCCGGAGCGAAAGCGCTTTACCGCGCCGGATCTGACAGGACAGCCGGTCATGCTCGTGGCACCCCAGGCCATCGAGACATCGCTGCTCGCCCGGCGGCTGGAGCGATGGGGGGCGGAGATCTGCACGGCATCGGACCTGACGGTGGCTCGTGCTCTGCTTCCGGAGCGCGCGTGGCACGCCGTTGTTGTCGATCATGCGATGGGCGGCGGTGCGATCTGGCGATTCGGTCAGGCTGCCCGCCAGCATACCGAGCGGCGGATTATCATGGTCACGCCATCGACAAGGCACGACCTTCAGGTTGCCGGTGCGGCCGCGTTCACGGGCTATCTTGTCAAGCCGTTGCGAACCGCGTCGATCGCCGCGCGATTGTCCGCGCCGGCCGACGACCCGACCTCGCTTCGCACCGCCGGCGGCCAGCCTGATTGCGGCAGGCCAGAGACATCCAGGACACCGGCCTCCACTTCCGGGCCAAGCCTTTCTATTCTCATCGCCGAGGACAACGAGATCAACGCGCTATTGACGCGCTCGCTCCTGACCCGTCTCGGACATGCCGTGACCGTCGCCACCAACGGAGAGGAGGCGCTGAAATCGTGGGACGCGGCGCTTGCCGCAGGCGCGCCCTACGATCTCGTTCTGATGGACGTCCAGATGCCGCATCTCGACGGCATCGAGGCCACCAGGAAAATTCGCGAACGGGAATCCGTCCGGTCCGGCCGCCGCACGACCATCCTGGCGCTGACCGCCAACGCGCTGATCGACGATCGTCACGCGTGTTTCGAGGCCGGCATGGATGGCTTTCTCGTCAAGCCGCTCGATCGCGAGAGACTGGCCGACGCGCTTGCGGGATTGACGGCCGCCCGTCATGTCCCGGCCTGA
- the coaA gene encoding type I pantothenate kinase: protein MDSRADQQQYNPYRVFPRAEWAKLRHDMPMTLAANEIAALRSMHDRLDLVEVEEIYLPLSRLLSIYVAAMQRLFVAQRQFLGIHDRKVPYIIGVAGSVAVGKSTTARVLQALLARWSPRPKVELVTTDGFLLPNAVLERRGLMQKKGFPESYDLPMLLSFLSDIKAGRAPVRAPVYSHLTYDIVPDSWIEVSHPDILIVEGVNVLQTGPLPRDGRAIPVVSDFFDFSVYLDAEEPVLRDWYVTRFLALRDSAFQDPRSYFNRYALLSDDEAIATAIAIWERTNRANLEDNILPTRPRANLILKKGADHVVERVALRRL, encoded by the coding sequence ATGGATTCGCGGGCAGACCAGCAACAATATAATCCGTATCGGGTCTTCCCCCGCGCCGAATGGGCCAAGCTTCGCCACGATATGCCGATGACGCTGGCCGCGAATGAAATCGCGGCGTTGCGCTCGATGCATGATCGGCTCGATCTCGTGGAGGTAGAGGAAATCTATCTGCCGTTGTCCAGGCTGCTGTCGATCTATGTGGCTGCGATGCAGCGTCTCTTTGTTGCTCAGCGTCAGTTTCTCGGCATCCATGATCGGAAGGTGCCGTATATCATCGGCGTGGCGGGGTCGGTTGCGGTTGGAAAATCGACCACGGCGCGGGTGCTGCAGGCGCTGCTCGCACGATGGTCGCCGCGCCCCAAGGTCGAGCTCGTGACGACTGACGGGTTTCTGTTGCCGAACGCGGTGCTCGAGCGACGCGGCTTGATGCAGAAGAAAGGCTTCCCGGAAAGCTATGACCTGCCGATGCTGCTTTCGTTTCTCAGTGACATCAAGGCTGGCCGCGCGCCCGTTCGCGCGCCGGTATACTCGCATCTGACTTACGACATCGTCCCCGATAGCTGGATCGAAGTCAGTCACCCCGACATTCTGATCGTCGAAGGCGTCAACGTTCTGCAAACCGGGCCGTTGCCGCGCGACGGCAGGGCCATTCCGGTCGTCTCCGACTTCTTCGACTTCTCCGTCTATCTCGACGCCGAAGAGCCGGTGCTGCGCGACTGGTATGTGACCCGCTTCCTCGCTTTGCGGGATTCCGCCTTTCAGGATCCGCGCTCCTATTTTAACCGTTACGCGCTGCTGTCGGACGACGAGGCGATCGCGACGGCGATTGCCATCTGGGAGCGCACCAACCGCGCCAACCTGGAGGACAACATTCTGCCGACCCGGCCACGCGCGAACCTGATCCTCAAGAAGGGGGCCGACCATGTCGTCGAGCGGGTCGCGTTGAGGCGGCTTTAG
- a CDS encoding phosphoribosyl-ATP diphosphatase, with product MQRFTIHDLAAIIDARAASGGDASYTRKLLDKGPAHCARKLGEEAVETIIAAVEKDRHHLIAEGADLMFHFLVLLKASGVTLQDVEAVLAQRTAISGLEEKAARNRD from the coding sequence ATGCAGCGTTTCACGATCCATGATCTTGCCGCCATCATTGACGCCAGGGCTGCATCGGGGGGCGATGCGTCCTATACGCGAAAGCTGCTCGACAAGGGCCCGGCACATTGCGCGAGGAAGCTCGGCGAGGAAGCGGTCGAGACGATCATCGCAGCGGTCGAGAAAGACCGGCATCACCTGATCGCCGAAGGCGCCGATCTCATGTTTCATTTTCTTGTGCTGTTGAAGGCCAGCGGTGTGACGCTGCAGGATGTGGAAGCTGTTTTGGCGCAGCGCACGGCGATATCGGGACTCGAGGAAAAGGCCGCGCGCAATCGCGACTAG
- the hisF gene encoding imidazole glycerol phosphate synthase subunit HisF, producing MFKVRVIPCLDVKDGRVVKGVNFVDLRDAGDPVEAAIAYDAAGADELTFLDITATHENRGIMLDVVRRTAEACFMPVTVGGGVRTIEDIRTLLRSGADKVSINSAAVSRREFVKEASEKFGDQCIVVAIDAKRVSRTGGTDRWEIFTHGGRRSTGIDAIEYAQEVASLGAGEILLTSMDRDGTRQGFDLPLTRRVADSVPVPVIASGGVGNLDHLVDGIREGHATAVLAASIFHFGEFTIRQAKEHMVRAGLAMRLDP from the coding sequence ATGTTCAAGGTCCGTGTCATCCCCTGCCTTGACGTCAAGGATGGACGGGTCGTCAAGGGCGTCAACTTCGTGGACCTGCGTGATGCCGGCGATCCCGTGGAAGCGGCGATCGCATACGATGCCGCCGGCGCGGACGAACTTACCTTTCTCGACATTACCGCGACGCACGAGAATCGCGGCATCATGCTGGATGTGGTCCGGCGCACCGCGGAAGCCTGCTTCATGCCGGTGACCGTCGGCGGCGGCGTCCGCACCATCGAGGATATCCGCACCTTGCTGCGCTCCGGCGCGGACAAGGTCTCGATCAACAGCGCGGCGGTGAGCCGGCGCGAATTCGTCAAGGAGGCCTCGGAGAAGTTCGGCGACCAGTGCATCGTGGTCGCCATCGACGCCAAACGGGTCTCAAGAACCGGTGGGACGGACCGCTGGGAAATCTTCACACATGGCGGACGCAGATCCACCGGCATCGATGCGATCGAGTATGCGCAGGAAGTGGCGTCGCTCGGCGCGGGCGAAATCCTGCTGACCTCGATGGATCGCGACGGCACGCGCCAGGGCTTCGATCTGCCGTTGACGCGGCGGGTGGCCGACAGCGTTCCGGTGCCCGTGATCGCCTCCGGAGGCGTCGGTAACCTCGATCACCTGGTCGATGGAATCCGCGAAGGCCATGCCACCGCGGTGCTGGCGGCATCGATCTTTCATTTCGGGGAGTTTACCATTCGCCAAGCCAAGGAGCATATGGTTCGCGCCGGACTGGCCATGCGGCTCGACCCCTGA
- the hisA gene encoding 1-(5-phosphoribosyl)-5-[(5-phosphoribosylamino)methylideneamino]imidazole-4-carboxamide isomerase: METVILFPAIDLKSGQCVRLEQGDMARATVFNLDPVEQARAFAAQGFEYLHVVDLDGAFAGKPVNADAVERVLRNVALPMQLGGGIRDLKTVEAWLGKGVARVIIGTAAVRDPVLVREAAKAFPGRVAVGLDARDGKVAVEGWAETSEVTALDIARRFEDAGIAAIIFTDIARDGLLKGLNLDATIALADSISIPVIASGGFASIADVKALLEPRAKKLAGAISGRALYDGRLDPVEALKLIHAARAAA; the protein is encoded by the coding sequence ATGGAAACCGTGATCCTTTTCCCCGCCATCGATCTTAAGAGCGGTCAGTGCGTTCGCCTCGAGCAGGGCGACATGGCGCGCGCGACCGTGTTCAATCTCGATCCCGTTGAGCAGGCGCGCGCATTCGCCGCGCAAGGTTTCGAGTATCTCCATGTCGTCGATCTCGACGGCGCGTTCGCGGGCAAGCCTGTCAACGCGGATGCGGTGGAGCGCGTTCTGCGGAACGTCGCGCTGCCGATGCAACTGGGCGGCGGCATCCGGGACCTGAAAACGGTCGAAGCCTGGCTCGGCAAGGGCGTCGCGCGCGTCATCATCGGCACGGCCGCGGTGCGCGATCCGGTTCTGGTCAGGGAAGCCGCCAAGGCGTTTCCGGGACGCGTTGCGGTCGGCCTCGATGCGAGGGACGGCAAGGTCGCGGTCGAGGGCTGGGCAGAGACCTCGGAGGTAACCGCGCTCGACATCGCGCGGCGATTCGAGGACGCCGGCATCGCGGCGATCATCTTCACCGACATCGCCAGGGACGGCTTGCTGAAGGGTCTGAACCTCGACGCCACGATCGCGCTCGCCGACAGCATCTCGATTCCGGTGATCGCCTCCGGCGGTTTCGCCTCCATCGCGGACGTGAAGGCGCTGCTCGAACCGCGCGCGAAGAAGCTTGCGGGCGCCATTTCCGGACGCGCGCTTTATGACGGCCGGCTCGATCCGGTCGAGGCGCTGAAGCTGATCCACGCCGCGCGCGCGGCGGCCTGA
- the hisH gene encoding imidazole glycerol phosphate synthase subunit HisH, translating to MTAAIIDYGSGNLHSAAKALECAARGMEGLQRIVVTRDPDVVFRADRVVLPGVGAFADCRRGLDALDGMVQALTEVVRDKARPFLGICVGMQLMATRGKEHVTTDGLGWIAGDVERISPRDESLKIPHMGWNTLDPAREHPVLEGLPLGPKGRHAYFVHSYHLNAANETDVLARADYGGPVTAIVGKDTAIGTQFHPEKSQRFGLALIANFLRWKP from the coding sequence GTGACGGCTGCAATCATCGACTATGGGTCGGGTAATCTCCATTCGGCCGCCAAGGCGCTTGAGTGCGCGGCGCGCGGCATGGAAGGTCTGCAAAGGATCGTGGTGACGCGCGACCCTGACGTGGTGTTCCGGGCCGATCGCGTGGTGCTGCCCGGTGTGGGCGCTTTCGCCGATTGCCGCCGCGGCCTCGATGCGCTCGACGGCATGGTCCAGGCGCTGACGGAGGTGGTGCGCGACAAAGCGCGCCCGTTCCTGGGAATCTGCGTCGGGATGCAGCTGATGGCGACGCGGGGCAAGGAGCACGTCACAACGGACGGCCTCGGCTGGATCGCGGGCGACGTCGAAAGGATTTCCCCGCGCGACGAAAGCCTGAAGATTCCGCATATGGGCTGGAATACGCTCGATCCGGCGCGAGAGCATCCGGTCCTCGAAGGCCTCCCATTGGGACCCAAAGGCCGCCACGCCTATTTCGTGCACTCCTATCACCTGAACGCCGCCAACGAGACCGACGTGCTCGCGCGCGCCGACTATGGTGGTCCGGTGACGGCGATCGTCGGCAAGGACACCGCGATCGGCACACAGTTCCATCCCGAAAAGAGCCAACGGTTCGGACTGGCTCTGATCGCCAATTTCCTGAGATGGAAACCGTGA
- a CDS encoding DUF2628 domain-containing protein produces MSVYTVHAPPADGPDGRGATDNFVFVRDGFSFGAFVLGPIWLLYRRLWLVLAGYLVLSIAMEVVMTLLRVGAGTRVAAMAVVAVLMGLEAASLRRWTLSRRKWRPLDVVVADDQEAAERRFFDRWQAMRSADYDPLAIDRGAPPPTRGGPDTSLPPSLPRGDIVGLFPQPGFRR; encoded by the coding sequence ATGTCGGTCTACACAGTCCATGCGCCACCGGCCGACGGGCCAGACGGGCGCGGCGCCACGGATAACTTCGTATTCGTTCGCGATGGCTTCTCGTTCGGAGCGTTTGTGCTCGGTCCGATATGGCTGCTTTACCGGCGGCTATGGCTGGTTCTCGCGGGCTATCTGGTCCTGTCGATCGCGATGGAAGTGGTGATGACGCTGCTGCGCGTCGGCGCGGGGACACGCGTTGCGGCGATGGCGGTCGTCGCCGTGCTGATGGGGCTGGAAGCGGCGAGCCTGCGGCGCTGGACGCTGTCGCGGCGCAAGTGGCGTCCGCTGGACGTCGTCGTCGCGGACGATCAGGAGGCCGCCGAGCGGCGCTTCTTCGACCGCTGGCAAGCGATGCGGAGCGCGGACTACGATCCGTTGGCGATCGATCGCGGCGCACCGCCGCCGACGCGAGGCGGTCCGGACACATCCCTTCCGCCGTCGCTACCGCGCGGCGACATCGTCGGCCTGTTCCCGCAACCCGGATTTCGGCGGTGA
- the hisB gene encoding imidazoleglycerol-phosphate dehydratase HisB, protein MRTASIKRKTKETDIEVAVNLDGSGVSEVATGIGFFDHMLDLLARHSRIDITVRADGDLHVDHHHTTEDVGIALGQAVKQALGSMVGISRYASVYMPMDETLSRVVIDISGRPVLVFKVGFPRDKIGEFDTELVREWFNAFAVNAGVTLHVETLYGENSHHIAESCFKGLARALRAAVAIDPRAANEVPSTKGQLGG, encoded by the coding sequence ATGCGCACGGCGAGCATCAAGCGCAAGACCAAGGAAACGGACATCGAGGTCGCGGTGAACCTCGACGGCTCCGGCGTGTCCGAGGTCGCGACCGGCATCGGCTTTTTTGACCACATGCTGGATCTGCTCGCACGCCATTCGCGCATCGACATCACGGTCAGGGCCGACGGCGATCTCCACGTCGATCATCACCACACCACGGAAGATGTCGGCATCGCGCTGGGCCAGGCGGTGAAGCAGGCGCTAGGCTCGATGGTCGGCATCAGCCGCTATGCGAGCGTCTATATGCCGATGGACGAAACGCTGTCCCGTGTCGTGATCGATATTTCCGGCCGGCCGGTGCTCGTGTTCAAGGTCGGTTTCCCCCGCGACAAGATCGGGGAGTTCGACACCGAGCTGGTGCGCGAGTGGTTCAACGCGTTTGCGGTCAATGCGGGCGTGACTTTGCACGTGGAGACCCTATATGGCGAGAACAGCCATCATATCGCCGAATCCTGCTTCAAGGGTCTGGCGCGAGCGCTTCGAGCCGCGGTGGCGATCGATCCGCGCGCCGCGAACGAAGTGCCATCAACAAAGGGGCAGCTCGGCGGCTGA
- the hslV gene encoding ATP-dependent protease subunit HslV: MQASQPETWHGTTILTVRKGGKVVIGGDGQVSIGQTVIKSNAKKVRKLGKGDVIGGFAGATADAFTLFERLESKLEQYPGQLTRAAVELAKDWRTDRYLRRLEAMMLVADKDVSLVLTGTGDVLEPESGVMAIGSGGNYALAAARALIDSDKDAETIVRSALDIAADICVYTNRNLTIEALAAS, from the coding sequence ATGCAAGCATCACAGCCGGAGACGTGGCACGGCACCACGATCCTGACCGTCCGCAAGGGCGGCAAAGTGGTCATTGGCGGCGACGGCCAGGTCTCGATCGGACAGACGGTCATCAAGTCCAACGCGAAAAAGGTCAGGAAGCTCGGCAAAGGCGACGTCATCGGCGGCTTTGCCGGCGCCACCGCCGATGCGTTCACCCTGTTCGAGCGGCTGGAAAGCAAGCTTGAGCAATATCCTGGGCAACTTACACGCGCCGCTGTCGAACTCGCCAAGGACTGGCGCACCGACCGCTATCTGCGGCGGCTGGAAGCGATGATGCTTGTCGCCGACAAGGACGTATCGCTGGTGCTGACCGGGACCGGAGACGTTCTGGAGCCGGAATCCGGCGTGATGGCGATCGGCTCGGGGGGCAACTACGCGCTCGCCGCCGCGCGAGCCCTGATCGACTCCGACAAGGACGCGGAAACGATCGTCCGCAGTGCTCTCGATATCGCCGCCGATATCTGTGTTTATACCAATCGAAACCTGACGATCGAAGCGCTGGCCGCGAGCTGA
- a CDS encoding GNAT family N-acetyltransferase: MAYGFRPMTAADLPTIRRWLDTPHVAEWWGDPAEQFELVSGDLDHPDMAQFIVTDGGRDFAYLQCYRLSDWHTGLGEQPDGTRGLDQFIGEAGMIGRGHGSAFIRSFADRLLIKGVPRIVIDPDPDNARAIRAYEKAGFHRDRLAATPDGPALLMIRDA; encoded by the coding sequence ATGGCTTACGGCTTTCGCCCGATGACCGCCGCCGACCTGCCGACGATCCGGCGCTGGCTCGACACGCCGCATGTCGCGGAATGGTGGGGCGACCCGGCCGAACAGTTCGAACTGGTCAGCGGCGACCTCGATCATCCGGACATGGCGCAGTTCATCGTCACCGACGGCGGGCGCGACTTCGCCTATCTTCAGTGCTACCGGCTCAGCGACTGGCATACCGGCCTCGGCGAGCAGCCGGATGGAACGCGCGGGCTCGATCAGTTCATCGGCGAAGCCGGCATGATCGGGCGCGGCCATGGCTCCGCGTTCATCCGCTCCTTTGCCGACAGGCTGCTCATCAAGGGCGTGCCGCGTATCGTGATCGATCCCGATCCGGATAATGCCCGCGCGATTCGCGCCTATGAAAAAGCGGGCTTTCATCGCGACCGTCTCGCGGCAACGCCCGACGGCCCCGCGCTTCTGATGATCCGCGACGCATGA